The following coding sequences lie in one Changpingibacter yushuensis genomic window:
- a CDS encoding mannonate dehydratase, which produces MKMTFRWYGEGFDPIPLQYIRQIPGMTGIMGVLDQYAAGEVWSEEDIKALIDQVNAAGLECEIIESVNVHEDIKLGRPTRDQYIKNYCQTLENLAKYGIKVVIYNFMPVFDWLRTELYHENEDGSTCLYYNHADVEGMTPMEIVERTAADSQGFTLPGWEPERLSQLSEVLEAYEGIDANQLRENYKYFLEGIIPTCEKVGIRMAVHPDDPAWELFGIPRICNSRDDLDKIVNLVDSPSNSLCVCSGSLGSNPANDVPAIFREFGERNRIAAAHVRNVKYLGEKHFKEAPHLSREGDLDMEAIMEAIHDTCPDVYVRPDHGRMIWGETGRAGYPLYDRALGAVYLNGLYEAIEKVKARG; this is translated from the coding sequence ATGAAGATGACCTTCCGCTGGTATGGCGAAGGATTTGATCCGATCCCGTTGCAGTACATCCGTCAGATCCCCGGCATGACCGGAATCATGGGTGTGCTCGATCAGTACGCTGCCGGTGAAGTGTGGTCAGAAGAGGACATCAAGGCACTCATTGACCAGGTCAACGCTGCTGGCCTCGAATGCGAGATCATTGAGTCCGTTAATGTCCACGAGGACATTAAGCTTGGCCGCCCAACTCGCGATCAGTACATTAAGAACTACTGCCAGACTCTGGAGAACTTGGCCAAGTACGGCATCAAGGTTGTCATCTACAACTTCATGCCGGTCTTCGATTGGCTGCGCACGGAGCTGTACCACGAGAACGAAGACGGTTCGACCTGCCTGTACTACAACCATGCAGACGTCGAAGGCATGACCCCGATGGAGATCGTCGAGCGCACTGCCGCCGATTCCCAGGGCTTCACTCTGCCAGGCTGGGAACCAGAGCGTCTTTCCCAGCTCTCCGAAGTTCTTGAGGCCTACGAAGGCATCGATGCCAACCAGCTTCGCGAGAACTACAAGTACTTCCTCGAAGGCATCATTCCCACGTGTGAAAAGGTGGGCATTCGCATGGCCGTCCACCCCGATGATCCTGCCTGGGAGCTCTTCGGCATTCCGCGAATCTGCAACAGTCGAGATGATCTCGACAAGATCGTGAATCTCGTCGACTCACCATCAAACTCACTGTGCGTGTGCTCTGGATCCCTTGGATCCAACCCGGCCAATGACGTTCCAGCCATTTTCCGCGAGTTCGGCGAACGCAATCGAATTGCTGCCGCCCATGTACGCAACGTCAAGTACCTTGGCGAAAAGCACTTCAAGGAAGCTCCCCACCTGTCACGTGAAGGCGACCTAGACATGGAAGCCATCATGGAAGCAATCCATGACACGTGCCCAGATGTCTACGTGCGTCCCGACCATGGCCGCATGATCTGGGGCGAAACCGGCCGCGCTGGCTACCCGCTCTACGATCGTGCACTTGGGGCGGTCTACCTCAACGGCCTCTACGAGGCAATTGAGAAGGTAAAGGCGCGTGGCTGA
- a CDS encoding mannitol dehydrogenase family protein, with amino-acid sequence MRLDIAGLAQREDFARAGVTLPEFDVQQMQESGRETPCWIHVGPGNIFRVFIARVAAEMIAAGHQWPITAVVPMDPKELDTQLAAHDLMTLGVTLREDGTRGLDVIAGMSEGLATRREDDFARLIEIIKQPQVSLMSFTITEKGYAIRDSASNLQSAVVDAIASDPHAYQPHTMGLVAGLLVHRFEAGAAPITFMSCDNFSNNGDKLRDSVLTIVEGWNESGSVSDEFVAWVKDGSQVAFPISVIDKITPRPNESVAEDLAKLGFEDMALQVLGRTPLAGFVNSEPTEYLIVEDAFAGERPPFEDFGVLIASRKVCDDFEHMKFTTCLNPLHTALAVSGCLLRFPTIDSEMRDPALAALVNRLGWDEGLPVVVDPGIVAPSDFLREVLEVRFPNPFLPDDPARIAMDTSQKLPIRFGETIKAYIERGLDLDSLEAMPLVFAIWCRYLMGIADDGAAFTPSSDPLLEELQAHVAGIKLGDELTSEAVHETLQPILSNSTIFAVNLYETPLAAKVEAFFPRLIAGPGAVRDTLNKEMNIK; translated from the coding sequence ATGAGACTTGATATTGCAGGTTTGGCGCAGCGCGAAGACTTTGCGCGTGCTGGTGTCACTCTTCCAGAGTTTGATGTACAGCAGATGCAGGAATCTGGCCGTGAGACTCCGTGTTGGATCCACGTCGGCCCGGGAAACATCTTTCGTGTGTTCATCGCGCGCGTAGCGGCTGAAATGATTGCAGCCGGCCACCAGTGGCCAATTACGGCCGTGGTGCCCATGGATCCGAAGGAGCTTGATACTCAGCTCGCAGCGCACGATCTCATGACGCTCGGTGTAACTCTACGCGAGGACGGCACACGTGGTCTGGACGTCATCGCAGGCATGTCCGAAGGACTTGCCACACGCCGTGAAGATGACTTTGCTCGCCTAATTGAGATTATCAAGCAGCCGCAGGTCAGCCTCATGAGCTTCACGATTACGGAGAAGGGTTATGCCATCCGTGATTCTGCGAGCAATCTTCAGAGTGCCGTCGTAGATGCCATCGCATCCGATCCACACGCGTACCAGCCTCATACGATGGGATTGGTCGCGGGCCTGCTGGTCCACCGCTTTGAAGCCGGCGCCGCCCCCATCACGTTTATGAGTTGCGACAACTTCAGCAACAACGGAGACAAGCTTCGTGATTCCGTCCTCACCATCGTTGAGGGTTGGAATGAATCCGGAAGCGTTTCGGATGAGTTCGTCGCATGGGTCAAGGATGGCTCACAAGTCGCATTCCCCATCTCCGTGATCGACAAGATCACCCCACGCCCCAACGAATCTGTGGCAGAGGATCTGGCCAAACTCGGTTTCGAAGATATGGCCCTGCAAGTGCTAGGGCGCACTCCACTGGCGGGCTTTGTGAACTCAGAACCAACTGAGTACCTGATCGTGGAGGATGCCTTCGCTGGCGAACGCCCACCATTTGAGGATTTCGGCGTGCTCATTGCCAGCCGCAAGGTGTGTGACGATTTTGAACATATGAAGTTCACCACCTGCCTCAATCCGCTTCATACGGCGTTGGCGGTCTCTGGCTGCCTGCTCCGGTTCCCCACCATCGATTCCGAAATGCGGGATCCCGCGCTTGCCGCCTTGGTCAACCGCTTGGGGTGGGACGAAGGCCTTCCCGTCGTCGTCGACCCCGGGATTGTGGCACCAAGCGACTTCCTTCGTGAAGTACTCGAAGTTCGTTTCCCCAACCCGTTCCTGCCTGACGATCCGGCCCGAATCGCAATGGATACGTCACAGAAGCTCCCTATCAGGTTTGGCGAGACCATCAAGGCATACATCGAACGTGGACTTGACCTCGATTCTCTTGAGGCAATGCCACTGGTCTTTGCGATCTGGTGCCGTTACCTCATGGGTATTGCCGACGACGGCGCCGCGTTCACGCCTTCTTCGGATCCGTTGCTTGAGGAGCTGCAGGCACATGTGGCTGGAATCAAGCTTGGCGATGAGCTGACATCAGAAGCCGTTCACGAGACTCTCCAGCCCATCCTTTCCAACTCCACGATTTTCGCGGTGAACCTCTATGAGACTCCGCTTGCCGCGAAGGTCGAAGCATTCTTCCCGCGTCTTATCGCCGGACCAGGCGCCGTGCGTGACACCCTCAACAAGGAGATGAACATCAAATGA
- a CDS encoding sugar kinase, giving the protein MTLKIKPAEECRYDIVSLGEVMLRLDPGEGRIRTARSFRASEGGGEYNVARGLRRCFGKRGAIVTALVNDEVGRLLEDLMLTSGLDTSWVKWVESDGVGRSVRNGLNFTERGFGVRGAVGSSDRGNTAIAQMQPDDIDWDALFGQGVRWLHTGGIFAALSENAAAVAKAAMEAAHRHGTVVSYDLNYRPSLWAGIGGQKRAQEVNRELAQYVDVMIGNEEDFTASLGFEVEGTDENLTVLPIDSFKKMIEKVSAEYTNFEVIGTTLRQVRTATVNDLGAIAWMRGQGFAQATQRNGLEILDRVGGGDSFASGLAYGILEYGNIEKAVNYGAAHGALAMTTPGDTSMANLDEVERLVGGGSARVKR; this is encoded by the coding sequence GTGACTCTGAAAATCAAGCCCGCAGAGGAATGCCGTTACGACATCGTTTCCTTAGGCGAAGTTATGCTTCGTCTGGATCCGGGTGAAGGCCGCATCCGCACTGCTCGCTCGTTCCGAGCAAGTGAAGGTGGTGGCGAATACAATGTCGCCCGCGGTTTGCGCCGTTGCTTCGGCAAGCGTGGAGCGATTGTTACAGCGCTTGTAAATGATGAGGTCGGACGCCTCCTCGAGGATCTCATGTTGACTTCGGGACTCGATACTTCGTGGGTCAAGTGGGTTGAATCCGACGGCGTCGGCCGATCTGTACGCAATGGTCTCAACTTCACTGAGCGTGGATTTGGTGTTCGCGGCGCGGTCGGTTCCTCTGATCGGGGAAACACTGCAATCGCTCAGATGCAGCCTGATGATATCGATTGGGACGCACTCTTCGGCCAAGGAGTCCGGTGGTTGCACACGGGTGGTATCTTCGCAGCTCTCTCAGAGAACGCGGCTGCGGTGGCGAAGGCAGCCATGGAGGCGGCACATCGTCACGGCACGGTCGTTTCCTACGACCTCAACTACCGCCCGTCCCTGTGGGCTGGCATCGGTGGCCAGAAGCGGGCACAGGAAGTCAACCGCGAGCTAGCTCAGTACGTGGATGTGATGATCGGGAACGAAGAGGACTTTACGGCCTCGCTCGGATTTGAAGTCGAAGGAACTGACGAGAATCTGACCGTTCTGCCCATCGATTCCTTCAAGAAGATGATCGAGAAGGTTTCCGCTGAATACACCAACTTCGAGGTAATTGGCACGACGCTGCGCCAGGTGCGCACCGCGACCGTCAATGACCTGGGTGCCATCGCTTGGATGCGTGGGCAGGGATTTGCCCAGGCTACTCAGCGCAATGGTTTGGAGATCCTTGACCGTGTTGGCGGCGGAGATTCTTTTGCCTCTGGTTTGGCATACGGAATCCTCGAATACGGAAACATCGAGAAAGCAGTCAACTACGGCGCAGCCCATGGAGCACTTGCCATGACTACGCCGGGCGAT
- a CDS encoding bifunctional 4-hydroxy-2-oxoglutarate aldolase/2-dehydro-3-deoxy-phosphogluconate aldolase codes for MAEVTTDIHAEARNLCAANPIIPVVVIDDPAHAVEAGKALLAGGIACAELTFRTAAAAEVIKEMVAVEGLTVGAGTVVNVEQARRALDAGATFLVSPGFSAAVAQFASDESIPYMPGTVTASEITAALDYGFETLKFFPAVASGGLPVVKALSAPFPQVKFVATGGIGTKNIAEWITNPAIASVGGSWMISRDDVANQRWDQITKLSTEAVALVEKARK; via the coding sequence GTGGCTGAAGTGACTACCGATATTCATGCTGAAGCACGCAATCTGTGTGCGGCAAATCCAATCATTCCCGTTGTGGTCATTGACGATCCAGCACATGCTGTTGAGGCGGGCAAGGCACTTCTCGCCGGCGGAATCGCTTGCGCTGAGTTGACTTTCCGCACTGCGGCCGCTGCCGAGGTTATCAAAGAGATGGTTGCCGTTGAGGGGCTCACCGTGGGTGCCGGAACTGTGGTTAACGTTGAGCAGGCTCGCCGCGCGTTGGATGCTGGTGCGACCTTCCTCGTATCACCCGGCTTCTCCGCGGCTGTTGCGCAGTTCGCTAGCGATGAGTCAATCCCATACATGCCGGGTACTGTGACTGCCTCGGAGATTACTGCGGCACTCGATTATGGATTTGAGACGCTCAAGTTCTTCCCTGCAGTAGCTTCTGGCGGTCTGCCGGTAGTTAAGGCGCTTTCAGCGCCGTTCCCTCAGGTCAAGTTTGTTGCGACAGGCGGAATTGGAACCAAGAATATCGCTGAGTGGATCACCAATCCGGCGATCGCTTCCGTAGGTGGTTCATGGATGATTTCGCGCGACGACGTCGCCAACCAGCGCTGGGATCAGATTACGAAGCTCTCAACCGAAGCAGTGGCTCTGGTCGAGAAGGCTCGTAAGTGA